The Pochonia chlamydosporia 170 chromosome 1, whole genome shotgun sequence genome window below encodes:
- a CDS encoding proteasome subunit beta type 7 precursor (similar to Cordyceps militaris CM01 XP_006667467.1), giving the protein MPGFDFSNYNRNAALHARGVPLPKATSTGTTIVGCIFDGGVVIAADTRATSGPIVADKNCEKLHYIAPQIWCAGAGTAADTEFTTALISSQLELHSLSTGRKPRVVTCMTLLKQHLFRYQGYIGAYLVVAGCDPTGTHLFTVHAHGSTDKLPYVTMGSGSLAAMSVFETQWKPHLTQEDAVKLASDAILAGIFNDLGSGSNVDVAIITKDKTTLKRNYIKPNEKSAKLQSYAYPKGTTAVLNEKIIKKNEIGRYVTVTEVPLEGEKMDVDT; this is encoded by the exons ATGCCCGGCTTCGACTTCTCCAACTACAACCGTAATGCGGCCCTCCACGCCAGAGGCGTACCTCTCCCCAAGGCCACCAGCACGGGTACAACTATCGTAGGCTGTATATTCGATGGTGGTGTCGTC ATCGCTGCGGACACCCGAGCAACATCAGGGCCCATCGTCGCCGACAAAAACTGCGAAAAGCTACACTATATCGCCCCGCAGATCTGGTGCGCAGGAGCAGGCACCGCCGCCGACACCGAGTTCACGACCGCCCTCATCTCGTCACAGCTGGAGCTGCACTCGCTCTCGACAGGCCGCAAGCCCCGTGTCGTCACCTGCATGACCCTCTTGAAGCAGCACCTGTTCCGGTACCAAGGCTACATTGGCGCGTATCTCGTCGTCGCGGGTTGCGACCCCACGGGAACGCACCTGTTTACTGTTCACGCCCACGGCAGCACCGACAAATTGCCCTACGTGACCATGGGAAGTGGTAGCTTGGCCGCCATGAGCGTCTTCGAGACGCAGTGGAAGCCGCACTTGACGCAGGAGGACGCCGTGAAGCTGGCTAGCgatgccatcttggctggtATCTTTAACGACCTGGGCTCCGGTTCGAATGTGGACGTTGCAATCATCACAAAGGACAAGACGACGCTCAAGAGAAACTACATCAAGCCCAATGAGAAGAGTGCCAAGTTGCAGAGCTACGCGTATCCCAAGGGTACGACGGCTGTGCTTAATGAGAAGATTATCAAGAAGAACGAAATCGGCCGATATGTCACGGTTACTGAGGTGCCGCTTGAgggggagaagatggacGTTGATACTTGA
- a CDS encoding CorA family metal ion transporter (similar to Neosartorya fischeri NRRL 181 XP_001260317.1), with protein sequence MASNRFDTFSAASNLRAAIASQPSPSPSTGKATPDSQKPRKRKGHRGGKKKRSRRKSFAILAEDSHDEAGPSGSGLLYQVPSANLSGTSIDSEALLDHREQKPMRMRRASTIAGASPFHNPFSSTPGGSRLRSMQIPTSAEGNGERSPWDETAPLLPGSSKKGTPTGPSSYGASDAKGGRNRSRRSSRSSKNRLQLPQSAMDGWDVNHPPSVPGSPTFAAAGPELVFGDVMIRDDLSLGGGSGRHSDNEEAVSDTEGSAHDHRQDIHRRPTVDASGDVCFPAPGMSELGEEEYDAQSRDPQVHQRRGRRRRGQWPDLSVLEEWRQYEKEDRSEERRVKRITEPQLINGRLRPIRKGWFQTDEEIPYRFTYFNEEFQSTIHSQTISELVQPGSDFRELFIPDPRILSDDETSDDDDTVSLATKRQHSFNGLDVDSKLSTRQPSIAESRRGGTMSPSLDPGNASRRASPSGIKSPKDNTIPTSAPTTAEQTEKPIRYGERPVWWLDVLCPTEAEMKVIAKAFGIHPLTAEDIMLQEAREKVELFRHYYFVNYRTFDQDINSENYLEPVNMYVVVFREGVLSFHFSMTPHPANVRRRIRQLRDYLILSSDWISYAIIDDITDVFQPLIQTIEDEVDEIDENILRMHTPERDEKTAHLRDDSSSFFDSGDMLRRVGDCRKRVMSLYRLLGNKADVIKGFAKRCNERWEVAPRSEIGLYLGDIQDHIVTMTSNLGHYEKILARSHGNYLAQINIRMNERQEQTADVLGKLTVLGTIVLPMNIITGLWGMNVWVPGQEYEGDLAWFAWITAGLLLFGTACYMIAKRVYNIV encoded by the exons ATGGCGAGCAACCGCTTTGACACGTTCAGTGCAGCCTCCAACTTGAGAGCGGCAATTGCTTCACAGCCCTCCCCGTCTCCTTCAACGGGTAAagccacaccagacagtcAGAAGCCGCGTAAGAGAAAGGGACACCGGggcggcaagaagaagcgatCGCGGCGAAAGAGCTTTGCTATACTCGCAGAGGATagccatgatgaagctggtccGTCGGGCTCTGGCCTGCTGTATCAGGTGCCGAGCGCCAACCTAAGCGGTACCAGCATTGACAGCGAAGCACTGCTTGACCATCG AGAGCAGAAGCCGATGCGAATGCGCCGTGCGTCGACAATAGCGGGTGCGAGTCCCTTCCACAATCCGTTTTCCTCGACTCCGGGTGGCAGCCGGCTGCGTTCTATGCAGATTCCAACTAGTGCTGAGGGAAATGGCGAGCGAAGTCCCTGGGATGAGACGGCTCCATTGCTGCCAGGATCTTCAAAGAAGGGCACGCCAACAGGCCCTTCAAGCTATGGAGCAAGTGATGCCAAAGGCGGCCGAAATAGAAGCCGACGATCCAGCAGGTCATCGAAGAATAGGCTACAACTTCCGCAGAGTGCCATGGATGGGTGGGACGTGAACCATCCGCCCTCTGTCCCGGGCTCACCCACATTTGCTGCGGCTGGCCCAgagttggtgtttggagaCGTCATGATTCGGGACGATCTATCTCTAGGTGGTGGTAGTGGTCGGCACTCAGATAATGAGGAGGCCGTGTCAGATACTGAGGGCTCAGCTCATGACCACAGACAGGATATTCATCGACGGCCCACAGTCGACGCTTCTGGAGACGTTTGCTTCCCTGCACCGGGCATGTCAGagcttggtgaggaggaaTATGATGCTCAGTCTAGGGACCCTCAAGTCCATCAGCGGCGTGGACGTCGACGACGTGGTCAATGGCCAGACTTATCTGTGTTGGAGGAATGGAGGCAATATGAAAAGGAGGATCGCAGTGAAGAGCGACGGGTCAAGAGAATCACGGAGCCACAGCTGATTAACGGGCGGTTGCGCCCCATTCGAAAGGGATGGTTTCAGACTGATGAAGAGATCCCTTATCGATTCACATATTTCAACGAAGAATTCCAAAGCACCATACACAGTCAGACAATATCAGAGCTTGTCCAGCCTGGAAGCGACTTTCGAGAGCTCTTTATCCCCGACCCACGCATTCTatcagatgatgagactagcgatgacgacgatacTGTTTCACTGGCAACAAAGCGTCAGCACTCTTTCAACGGTCTAGATGTTGATTCCAAGCTGTCCACTCGTCAGCCATCCATCGCCGAGTCACGAAGAGGCGGCACCATGTCGCCCAGCCTGGATCCTGGTAATGCATCCCGACGTGCTAGCCCAAGCGGGATCAAATCACCTAAAGATAATACCATTCCTACTTCCGCTCCTACCACGGCAGAACAGACAGAAAAGCCTATTCGTTACGGGGAGCGGCCAGTATGGTGGCTCGATGTCCTTTGCCCTACAGAGGCAGAAATGAAAGTAATTGCCAAGGCATTTGGCATTCACCCCCTCACTGCCGAAGATATCATGCTCCAAGAGGCGCGAGAAAAAGTTGAGCTCTTCCGCCACTATTACTTCGTCAACTACCGAACATTCGACCAGGACATCAACAGCGAGAACTACCTCGAACCAGTCAACATGTACGTTGTCGTCTTCCGCGAAGGCGTGCTCAGCTTCCACTTTTCCATGACGCCTCATCCCGCCAATGTGCGCAGACGTATCCGCCAGCTACGAGACTACCTCATCCTGTCATCCGACTGGATATCCTACGCCATCATCGACGACATTACCGATGTTTTCCAGCCTCTCATCCAAACtattgaagatgaagtcgacGAAATTGACGAGAACATCCTACGCATGCATACACCCgagagagacgagaaaaCAGCTCACCTCCGCGACGACAgttcctccttcttcgacTCGGGAGACATGCTACGAAGGGTAGGCGACTGTCGAAAGCGAGTCATGAGTCTGTACCGCCTCCTGGGTAACAAGGCAGACGTCATCAAAGGGTTTGCCAAGCGCTGCAACGAGCGTTGGGAAGTGGCGCCTAGGTCTGAAATTGGTCTTTATCTCGGCGATATACAAGACCACATTGTGACTATGACTTCTAATCTTGGTCACTACGAAAA GATCCTAGCCCGCTCCCACGGCAACTATCTCGCTCAAATCAACATCCGGATGAACGAGAGACAAGAGCAAACCGCCGATGTCCTCGGCAAGCTCACCGTCCTAGGAACCATTGTCCTCCCCAtgaacatcatcaccggTCTATGGGGGATGAATGTCTGGGTCCCAGGCCAGGAGTACGAAGGTGATTTAGCATGGTTTGCCTGGATTACAGCTGGGTTACTGCTCTTCGGCACCGCTTGCTACATGATTGCGAAGAGAGTGTATAACATTGTTTAA
- a CDS encoding nucleolar complex protein (similar to Verticillium alfalfae VaMs.102 XP_003005103.1) produces MAQGTEGEGSKRKRPSAGEKPAKRRRPSSEESEDPNAKILLMEQGILESKKNYNDITVLLSTAGDYEKGEPESMLAAVALCRIFVRLLAQGALIARKSSSGKDAVVVSWLKDQFSQYKTLLVNLLGEEELAVTALTLGMRLLKAEGEFLYDKEEYSFPTAFMENIVKAVLLSDNDDVRRAYIEEFAEQYDDIRYFTFKSVRSIIESLTEEDESEDVFDRVFALISALDGVPESAEDLEDFYVPKPKKKSHPLRSITQHKKQGQEAWLALMGVVDSKDQRKRLLDIISTIIAPWLTKPELLADFLTNCYNAGGSMSLLALSGVFYLIQERNLDYPSFYPKLYSLLDRDILHSKHRSRFFRLLDTFLASTHLPASLVASFLKRLSRLALNAPPSAIAFVIPWIYNVLKRHPTCTFMVHRVIKDPEEKQRIKDHGFEDPFVADEADPTQTRAIDSCLWELVQLQSHYHPNVATIAKVMSEQFTKQSYNMEDFLDHSYASLLDAELGKDVKKAPVIEFQIPKRIFLPLDEPATTPDSLLVRLWDFGTPA; encoded by the exons ATGGCGCAGGGTACTGAGGGTGAAGGCTCGAAGCGGAAGCGTCCCTCTGCTGGTGAAAAGCCAGCAAAGCGGCGCAGACCTTCGAGCGAAGAAAGTGAAGATCCGAATGCAAAGATCCTTCTTATGGAACAGGGAATCTTGGAATCGAAAAAGAACTACAACGACATTACCGTTTTGTTGAGCACAGCGGGAGACTATGAGAAGGGTGAGCCAGAATCGATGCTGGCCGCAGTGGCCCTTTGCAGAATATTCGTCAGGCTGCTTGCTCAGGGAGCCCTCATTGCCCGAAAGTCTTCGTCGGGGAAGGATGCGGTGGTTGTCAGCTGGCTCAAGGATCAGTTTTCCCAGTATAAGACACTATTGGTGAATCTGTtgggcgaggaggagctcgCTGTCACTGCTCTTACCTTGGGCATGAGATTGCTCAAAGCTGAAGGAGAGTTCCTGTACGACAAGGAGGAGTACTCATTCCCCACGGCGTTCATGGAGAATATCGTCAAGGCTGTGCTGTTGTCAGACAATGATGATGTAAGGCGAGCTTACATTGAGGAATTCGCGGAGCAATACGATGATATTCGTTATTTTACTTTCAAATCTGTCAG GAGCATTATTGAAAGCCTGACTGAAGAGGATGAGTCGGAGGACGTGTTTGACAGAGTATTCGCCTTGATTTCTGCTCTCGACGGTGTGCCGGAATCTGCAGAGGATTTGGAGGATTTTTACGTTCCCAAACCTAAGAAGAAGTCACATCCTTTACGTTCAATCACCCAACACAAGAAGCAGGGCCAAGaagcatggctggcgttgatgggTGTCGTCGACTCCAAAGACCAGCGGAAGCGTCTCCTCGATATCATCTCGACCATTATTGCTCCGTGGCTCACAAAGCCAGAATTGCTAGCAGACTTTCTTACCAACTGCTACAACGCAGGTGGATCAATGTCACTCCTCGCACTGTCTGGAGTGTTTTACCTTATCCAAGAACGTAACTTGGACTACCCATCATTCTACCCCAAGCTGTACTCACTCCTTGATCGAGACATATTACACTCAAAACACCGATCCCGATTTTTCCGACTTCTTGATACGTTCCTGGCGTCTACTCACCTTCCTGCCTCTCTGGTGGCAAGTTTCCTGAAGCGATTGTCTCGGCTGGCGCTGAATGCGCCGCCCAGTGCCATCGCGTTTGTCATTCCCTGGATATACAACGTGCTGAAGCGTCACCCTACATGTACATTCATGGTACACCGGGTGATCAAAGATCCTGAGGAGAAGCAGCGTATCAAGGACCATGGGTTTGAAGACCCGTTCGTGGCGGACGAGGCTGATCCGACGCAGACGCGAGCGATTGATAGTTGTCTGTGGGAGCTTGTGCAGCTGCAATCTCACTACCACCCCAACGTTGCGACTATTGCAAAGGTCATGTCTGAGCAGTTTACGAAGCAATCGTACAATATGGAGGATTTCTTGGATCACTCATATGCCAGT CTTTTGGATGCCGAGCTGGGCAAGGATGTCAAGAAGGCACCTGTGATTGAATTCCAGATTCCAAAGAGGATATTCCTACCGCTGGATGAGCCAGCGACAACCCCGGATAGTCTGTTGGTTAGATTATGGGATTTTGGGACACCAGCCTGA
- a CDS encoding RNA recognition motif containing protein (similar to Metarhizium acridum CQMa 102 XP_007815151.1): MSTRPPSRVVFVGNIPYGLSEEQITEIFSRAGKVERFRLVYDSETGRPKGFGFADYPDTGSSNTRLPRVHQIHSTDLVLPPLDSASSAVRNLNDFEVMGRKLRVDFSNEQKSGDDDNNLSTANPTNGAATSTYAAQASSLPPLPAGKEIPPGLTCTDAISRTLNTLPPSQLLDILGQMKTLATTEPQRATELLQQAPQLSYAVFQALLLMGLVSPEAIQSVADPTAPIPAVQQPAPAYPGSAAVSGYPGANNTPPVAAMPYAPPAAQPSYGAPAAPAPAAAAQDPDALMRAVMDLTQAQIDMLPEADKQQIMALRATFAGQRR; this comes from the exons ATGTCAACGAGGCCACCTTCCCGCGTAGTGTTCGTGGGGAATATTCCTTATG GCCTCTCAGAAGAGCAAATCACAGAAATCTTCAGCCGCGCCGGCAAAGTTGAACGATTCCGACTAGTATACGATTCGGAAACTGGCCGCCCAAAGGGCTTCGGCTTTGCAGACTACCCAGATACCGGTTCGTCGAATACTCGCCTGCCCCGAGTCCACCAAATTCACTCTACTGACCTCGTCCTTCCTCCCCTAGATAGCGCTTCGTCCGCGGTACGAAACTTGAACGACTTTGAGGTTATGGGTCGCAAGCTCCGCGTCGATTTTTCTAATGAACAAAAGAgcggcgatgatgacaaCAATCTC TCTACAGCGAATCCTACAAATGGTGCAGCCACCAGCACATACGCCGCGCAAGCAAGCTCTCTACCTCCCCTTCCTGCCGGCAAAGAAATACCTCCCGGGCTGACCTGCACGGATGCCATCTCACGGACACTCAACACTCTTCCTCCCTCCCAACTACTCGATATCCTAGGCCAGATGAAGACGCTGGCTACAACCGAACCCCAAAGAGCCACAGAACTGCTCCAACAAGCACCGCAACTTTCTTATGCTGTATTCCAGGCGCTGCTTCTGATGGGGCTGGTCTCCCCTGAGGCAATTCAATCTGTTGCTGATCCCACAGCACCTATTCCAGCAGTACAACAACCGGCACCAGCCTATCCAGGTTCGGCGGCAGTGTCAGGCTACCCGGGTGCAAACAACACACCACCAGTCGCTGCGATGCCTTATGCGCCCCCTGCAGCTCAGCCGAGTTATGGCGCAccagcagcgccagcgccagcagcagcagctcagGACCCCGATGCGCTGATGAGAGCAGTCATGGATTTGACACAAGCCCAAATCGACATGCTACCTGAAGCTGACAAGCAACAGATCATGGCCCTAAGAGCTACGTTTGCAGGTCAGCGGAGATGA
- a CDS encoding COPII-coated vesicle membrane protein Erv46 (similar to Coccidioides immitis RS XP_001245440.1) — MPPKSRFTRLDAFTKTVDEARIRTTSGGVVTIVSLLVVVFLSWGEWADYRRVVVHPELVVDKSRGERMQIHLSMTFPRMPCELLTLDVMDVSGEQQHGVAHGINKVRLRPVSQGGGVIDVKSMNLHDETAEHLDPSYCGECYGATAPPNARKAGCCNTCDEVREAYATQGWAFGRGENVEQCTREHYAERLDEQREEGCRIEGHLEVNKVVGNFHLAPGRSFSNGNMHVHDLKNYWETPNGHQHDFTHTIHQLRFGPQLPAAVIQKLGKSATPWTNHHLNPLDGTKQETNDPAYNYMYFVKIVPTSYLPLGWEKKFRKAGGLMDTNADGSLETHQYSVTSHKRSLQGGNDAAEGHAERQHSQGGIPGVFFSYDISPMKVINREEPAKSFTGFLAGLCAIVGGTLTVAAAVDRGLFEGAARLKKMRSKDL; from the exons ATGCCGCCCAAGTCGAGATTCACAAGGCTGGATGCCTTTACAAAAACCGTTGATGAGGCGCGAATTCGCACTACGAGCGGTGGTGTGGTCACCATCGTGTCgcttctcgtcgtcgtcttcttgtCGTGGGGAGAATGGGCAGATTACCGGAGAGTAGTCGTACACCCAGAGCTAGTGGTAGACAAGAGCAGAG GAGAACGAATGCAAATCCATCTCAGCATGACCTTCCCTAGAATGCCCTGCGAGCTGCTCACACTCGACGTCATGGATGTGTCCGGGGAACAACAACACGGGGTTGCACACGGTATCAACAAGGTCCGCCTTAGACCTGTCAGCCAAGGAGGTGGTGTCATTGACGTAAAGTCTATGAACCTCCACGACGAAACTGCTGAGCATCTTGATCCTTCGTATTGTGGTGAATGCTATGGTGCCACTGCTCCCCCTAACGCACGAAAGGCTGGGTGCTGCAACACCTGCGACGAGGTCCGAGAAGCCTACGCAACACAGGGCTGGGCGTTCGGTAGGGGCGAAAACGTCGAGCAGTGCACACGTGAGCACTACGCCGAAAGGTTGGACGAGCAGCGTGAGGAGGGTTGCCGAATCGAAGGTCATCTCGAAGTCAACAAGGTCGTCGGAAACTTCCACCTTGCGCCTGGTCGTAGTTTCAGCAACGGAAACATGCATGTCCATGACCTAAAGAACTATTGGGAGACCCCCAACGGCCATCAGCACGACTTCACCCACACCATTCACCAGCTTCGCTTTGGTCCTCAGCTTCCCGCCGCGGTTATTCAGAAGCTGGGCAAGAGCGCTACGCCCTGGACAAACCATCATCTGAACCCTCTCGATGGTACCAAGCAGGAAACCAACGACCCGGCCTACAACTACATGTACTTTGTCAAGATTGTGCCTACGTCCTACCTGCCCCTGGGATGGGAGAAGAAGTTCAGGAAGGCTGGCGGATTGATGGATACGAATGCCGACGGCAGCCTTGAGACACACCAGTACTCGGTCACTAGCCACAAGCGAAGTCTTCAAGGGGGTAATGACGCTGCTGAGGGCCATGCCGAACGTCAGCATTCACAGGGCGGTATTCCCGGTGTCTTTTTCTCATAT GACATTTCTCCCATGAAGGTTATCAACCGTGAGGAACCAGCCAAGTCCTTTACTGGTTTCCTTGCAGGTCTTTGCGCTATTGTCGGTGGTACTCTCACCGTCGCTGCGGCCGTGGACCGTGGGTTGTTCGAAGGCGCTGCAagactgaagaagatgcgATCTAAGGACCTGTAA
- a CDS encoding cell cycle inhibitor Nif1 (similar to Cordyceps militaris CM01 XP_006667468.1), producing the protein MSKRPGLLDLRADSHSSVMSSSSRPLRSPRMHIAGEAPPELSPLDAFALQSRLLAKQLQESNRDGNRMSRLPPLTVESPLVVQGRSEYFRSLSTESLSDPESPEPSSGLGLKTEIEDAFTNEERPRSMHPRMSRIPPTPNADVPALPSSIPDVPRGRQMSVAEERRDVFGARQERSPSPIQSDTKSQHEQHSEVSPTRMDNSMHSPPSQQAHILTGSPERAKQGSFDELGLVPPPSLFPKRSSSILSSPVPEDDETSSNMGGSFHSLPRKLSSGSVALANSMHSPAMSSSFKRSPSAASDSSALPRPSFNFSRPLSRAGTPGFDMPTRQASSDSQPSFILADDTAHTPVSMHSEAFMDQQTEDGKGATSYIYSKFSLPRGKSIQRSEPNETTAPATFQWEQPMVPPSNVQRYPIGAPPSPPTRPSSSSARTVPDDAMSTAGSLARPSMEAGKMSLDSSRLAGPSSFPFRPLADAPRKSEDAPRGRTLTSALHEQARGRTPASTNTSDSASTIRPPPTARSLAPTASEMSAEEHLAKGIECHENGSLNESTYHLRLAARQNNPTAMLLYALACRHGWGMRANQREGVEWLRKAAEHASVEIADDEDQLKDGRAAPAAVLERRTRKAQFALSIYELGVSHMNGWGIEQDKSLALRCFEIAGTWGDVDALAEAGFCYAQGIGCKKNLKKSAKFYRMAEAKGMSMVGNSWIHKAKYNDDDEASPSKNKKKARSKSRTRTMFGLKSS; encoded by the exons ATGTCGAAGCGCCCGGGTTTGCTCGACCTGCGGGCCGACTCACACTCATCAGTGATGTCTTCAAGCTCGAGACCACTACGATCCCCCCGCATGCACATTGCTGGCGAAGCACCACCTGAGTTATCTCCCCTCGATGCGTTCGCCCTTCAGAGTCGCCTGTTAGCCAAGCAACTTCAGGAAAGCAACAGGGATGGAAACAGGATGAGCAGACTACCTCCCCTTACCGTGGAGTCTCCGTTGGTTGTTCAAGGTAGATCAGAGTATTTTCGTTCGCTGTCAACAGAATCTCTATCAGATCCTGAATCCCCAGAGCCATCCTCTGGTCTGGGTCTCAAAACTGAAATCGAGGATGCCTTTACAAACGAAGAACGACCCAGATCTATGCACCCACGTATGAGCCGCATACCACCTACGCCCAATGCTGACGTACCAGCACTGCCCTCATCAATCCCGGATGTGCCACGGGGACGACAAATGAGCGTTGCCGAAGAGCGAAGAGATGTTTTTGGTGCTCGCCAAGAGCGCTCACCATCACCGATTCAAAGCGATACCAAGTCCCAGCACGAGCAGCACTCGGAAGTATCCCCGACTCGTATGGACAACAGCATGCATTCTCCTCCGTCTCAACAAGCGCATATCCTCACAGGCTCTCCGGAAAGGGCGAAGCAAGGCAGCTTTGATGAGCTGGGCCTTGTCCCACCGCCTTCTCTCTTCCCTAAGCGCTCCTCGAGTATTCTCTCCTCTCCCGTGcctgaagatgatgagacaTCGAGCAATATGGGCGGCTCATTTCATTCTTTACCACGCAAATTATCTTCAGGTAGTGTTGCTTTGGCAAATTCAATGCATTCGCCTGCTATGAGTTCATCCTTCAAAAGATCACCATCCGCAGCTTCAGATTCATCCGCCCTGCCGCGGCCGTCTTTCAACTTCTCGCGACCGCTAAGTAGGGCTGGCACACCTGGATTCGATATGCCAACACGGCAGGCGTCCTCCGACAGTCAGCCGTCTTTCATTTTGGCTGACGATACCGCTCATACTCCCGTCAGCATGCATAGCGAAGCATTCATGGATCAGCAAACAGAAGATGGTAAGGGCGCTACGTCATACATCTACTCTAAATTCTCTCTTCCAAGAGGGAAATCTATCCAGCGATCAGAACCGAATGAAACCACGGCGCCAGCAACCTTTCAATGGGAGCAGCCCATGGTTCCGCCTAGCAACGTTCAGCGCTATCCTATCGGAGCCCCTCCTTCACCACCCACGCGGCCATCCAGTTCATCTGCTAGGACCGTTCCCGATGATGCCATGAGCACGGCAGGAAGCCTGGCTCGGCCGTCAATGGAGGCTGGCAAAATGAGTCTGGACAGCTCGAGGCTTGCAGGCCCCTCATCATTTCCCTTCCGACCATTGGCAGATGCTCCTCGGAAGTCTGAGGATGCTCCAAGAGGAAGAACGCTCACATCCGCTTTGCACGAGCAAGCCCGAGGTAGGACACCGGCTTCCACAAACACAAGTGACTCTGCCAGCACAATCCGACCACCGCCTACAGCTCGATCTCTGGCTCCAACCGCATCTGAGATGTCTGCAGAGGAGCATCTGGCCAAGGGTATTGAGTGTCACGAAAACGGTTCGTTGAATGAGTCAACCTATCACCTCAGACTTGCCGCAAGACAGAACAACCCAACAGCCATGCTATTATATGCCCTTGCGtgccgccatggctgggGTATGCGAGCGAATCAGAGGGAAGGTGTTGAATGGCTGAGAAAGGCAGCCGAACATGCGAGCGTTGAAATTGCCGATGACGAGGATCAATTGAAGGACGGGCGTGCCGCGCCGGCTGCTGTTCTTGAGAGAAGGACGCGAAAGGCACAGTTTGCGTTGAGCATTTACGAGCTGGGTGTTTCGCATATGAATGGATGGGGCATTGAGCAAGACAAATCTCTTGCGTTGCGGTGCTTTGAGATTGCCGGGA CTTGGGGAGACGTCGACGCTCTCGCCGAAGCAGGATTCTGCTACGCCCAAGGCATCGGATGCAAGAAGAATCTCAAAAAGAGCGCCAAATTCTACCGCATGGCTGAAGCAAAAGGAATGAGTATGGTGGGCAACAGCTG GATTCACAAGGCCAAAtacaacgacgacgacgaggcgTCACCAAGCAAAAATAAGAAAAAAGCACGCAGCAAATCCCGTACAAGAACCATGTTTGGTCTAAAGTCCTCCTAA